From the Coffea eugenioides isolate CCC68of chromosome 1, Ceug_1.0, whole genome shotgun sequence genome, the window GACAAGGTATGTAAGTCCCATTAGAAAATTAATGAACTCTACTTTAGGACAAACCAAAAGTTGAGAGGCTGAAGAATCAGAAAATAGTGAGGACTAAATCAGGACTAGAAAAATAGTCTAAGGATTGtttttgcaatttttcctttttttttcccgaaAGGTAAAAACATTATGAAATATGCAGCATACTTTGTCAAATATGGATGTTCTCCGAATAAAAGCAATATGTATGGTTGCTTGATTGTTTTGTGGAGGAATCACATTCCACATTTGCCCACAAACGCAACACTTTTGGTGAATTGATACTTGGGACAAATTcaattaaaatgaaaaataccCACATAGTTCACGTGTTTCATGTGCACTGTCCAAATTTTAACCATCTTAGTAACGTTAGGTTGGAAAATAGCAATATTAATGTGACAAATTTTGAGAGTTAAAGGTAATTCGGAAACTTGCACTTTTAATGTGATAGATTTTGAGAATTGGGACAACTCAAAAAGAAACGTACGGTATGATCAACTGGACAAGAGAGtactttgctttttctttttttgagttAATAACACTTTGCCCCCTAAACTTAGGGGGTAGTCAAACTTTACCTCCCAAGTCTTAAATATATGCATTTCACTTCCCACAAAAACTAATCAAAGTCAGAAATACGAAAAAAGCGAGTGCAATGATATTTTTGCACTTTTGTTAATGAAATTATTTATAACTCAATACCATTTCCTTTCATTGCGAAAAGATTTATATCTTCTCTATTGTATCAACTATACCGAAATATCAAACAATAAAAAGTTAAAGAAAGTTAATGTTTAGTTTATATCCTTGAGATTTTTCCTGTTGGATTAATTTTTACTTCTATATTTGTTTTGTTCGATATATTAGACTTTAAgccaaacaaaataaatataatcgctaaaatttatataaaaaaggtaatatcaaactcatttttaaagtaattttttatcattttaatttatttaaactTTTAGACTAATATCATTGtcatttttttatcaaattacTCGAATATGAaattattaatcaaatttgCTAAAAAATGGTTGATATACCTCATTTTTAAACTTAGAGAAGAAAAATCAAgattaaatcaaaattttatttttttgagaagAAAAGGTAATAATAGTAAACTATAAATACTACAACAAAATTGACAATAGTATTAACCCAAAAGTTCAcataaactaaataataaaaaactacttttttaaacaaaaaacaagTTTAGTATTACCTCTTTCCTGAAAAGAAATTTGGTATCTATGTTTACTTTACTGTAttttgtgttatttattttaattgaaggacttaaattataataaattgaaCAAAGCTTATATAAAAATGAATACTAACTGatagaaaaaattttaagaatATAAACTAAATATAAACTTTATTCAgcttttttttagtttgatattATTGTATAGTTGATATGATAAAGAAGATGTATATTTTTTAGCAATGAAAGGAAATACTACTAAGTTATagataagggataatttcaaaaaccttccCTGAGTTTTCTGGCAATTTCATTGCTTTCCCTTGAGGTTTTAGAAATTTTACTTACCTCTCCTGACAATTATTTGGGACACAACGCTTACATCACTAATGGCCAAATGGCTTTATTTCTCTTATAATTTAGGATATTTTACACATACATGTAAATGAAAAGAGTTAAACATTTTCTAACTACATTAACCATAATTTGGATtgtaaaaatttaattaatttgtCATCTAAAAATAAAGCCAATTCTAGGtgtatatttttaaatttttatatactTCACAAATAAAAGAATTAGGCATAATGCACTtgataaattaaattaaagacATGAGAAACAATTAAGCCATTTACAAACTAAATTAATCATAATTTGAaatacaaaaaaagaaaatctaatTTGACATCTAAAAAGGGATCGAATACTAGACATCCTTTTTCAATTTATGTACTtgataaataaaaggaataaaatataaAGAGATTTTAGTTAGGCTAAATTTTCATATAATTGTGGTAATAACAAGAATATTAAGGTAtggcaaaaaaattttcttttgttaaattttgaaaGTTGTTATTTTTTGTTATGGATAATGGAAAATTTTTGTTTACCATGTGTAGTAATGACCCTATAAGTTGAATTAACAAGTtaaatcaaatatttaatttaactAGTATAATAGTTGAGGGGCACTTTTGACATAAATAATTTCCACACCTAAAATTATTCCTTATTATTGCTTTTTTAAGATTGGGCAGAATTGTTACCAGAAAATTGGTTCTAAGGGAGGTCGATGATAGTTTTAGAACCTTAAGAGAGGGCAATGAACTATTAGGAACCTAatgagaggtttctgaaattatctccATGGATAATTTCATGAATAAATGGGCAATAATTTCATTACACTTTTTTGTTGTATTTTTAACTTTGACTAGTATTCATGGTGGGTaaagtgtatatatttgagCTTGAGGAGGATAAAGTGTAAATACCCCGTAAGTTTAGGAAGGCAAAGTGTTATTaaccttttttccttttggattCCATGGAAAACTCCAAGACTTATAACAAAGAATAAGAAATATTGaggaattcaaaatcaaaactaGGGATCTTACGTTCGCGTGGCTAATGTCCCTTGTTACCATGTAAAAAAGCAATGTACGATATTATCAACGGGACAAGAGAGTACTCTGCgctgcttcttttttttttcatggaaAACTCCAAGCCTTATAAGAAAGAATAAGAAATAATGAGGAATTCAAATTGGACTCGAGATCTTATGTTCCTATGGCTTATGTCCCTTGTTAGCATGTGAAAAAGAAGGGAAGATATTTGACACATATGAAAATCAGCGTTAAAGAAAAGTTATATTAGGTACACGAAAATAATGAAGCACACCCAACTCTCATATCAAGAGCGACGCAAATTTTAGGTAGAATTGCTTTTACGTACAACAACCAAAATTCTCTATAATTTTTTCTTCTCACACTTCTCAACTGAACAAAATTACAAGCCACCATATGTATACGTAGTTAGCAAGAAATACTTGCCACAAAAAATTACCTAATACAATAATTAATCTACCAAATTAATAAATTACCCAAAACTAAACTTGAACAGAAAAGTGCTAAACAATAACGTAGAAACTTTTAAGATTATTAAGCTTGATTCAATATGCTTAATATCAATGTCAACTAAGTTGCGTCTAGGGATACAGATTACTTTCCAATTTGTATAATTGTATTGATTCATAGCATCGTTGCCAAAATCAAATTCTATTGTTTCTGCCTTCTTTCCTTTCAAACAAGGTTCTTGTTTGGAAACTAGTACTGCAGTAACACcaaaataactttaaaaagtTTGTTCTTTCTTTCTGCTATGTTAAATAACTTCTCGATCCTTAAAATTGTAGAAAACCTCAATTTACCTTTTGAAAATGGGTTTTGCAAAGACCAAATCTGCATTCcagatttttatttaattgcaattTAAAGTGGTATAGTTCCTATTACATGGTCTTAACATTCTGCTCAACGAAGAAAGTATTCAGCATATGAAACCTTAGCAGTTCAAAACGTTTAGGGGGTATAAGATTAGTTTATTTGAAGCCTTATTTGGCATGAATTGGACTAGACGAAGTTATATGCCTGACTTTTAACCCATGCTATTCTATACAATGCGTGCAATCACAAAGTAAGTAAAGTTTCAATTATTCTCTTGGAAGTTTGCTAATGCCATGCCATGCATCCAGGAACACAAAATCACCCATAGCAGACCACAAGTTGACTTTCCTTAACCAAATGAACGTTGAAGCTATGAATTTCTACAGTTTCAGTAATCCAAAGGAAGGATAGAAACCCACTAAGAGTAGTCACAGGCAGTAAGAACTTACAAACCCATTTTTCAGCATCGATTCTGTTAGTCGCAAGTATTCCTCACATATGCAAAGCATTCGCAACAATTACCTGTCAACTAAATTAAGAGACCAAAAAAGAAAGAGTTAGATTCAGATTTTCTATATGGGCATATAAGAATATTTGTCTTACAATTCTACATTTGAAATCTCCTGCAATATGTTAGTATGTATAGAACTCAAGATTCTCTATTTTGACAGTCTCTATTCATTTTAAATTTGTCACAGGAAGCTCTGTGATGTTCGATTAACCCTTGAATTTTATTCCTCATAATACATTATCAAGAGAATATTGagctctcaaaaaaaaaaggctcaaCGTTTCATGAAAGATCTTTTTTCCAATATCAATCATATTTCAAACTGGAAGGGTATTTATATATAGAAGCAAAGAGAACTGGAGCCAGTGTAACATGGAAGTTTGATGAGAAGATCTTTGCAAAACAGTAGTTAGTATGTACTTGTGCACATATCGTACAGTTTGCAATACTTAATAGAAGTTCTACTATTTTacctaaatttttttaaagttttttttttttttgtcaacagaAAATGTTATAAAGgagaaaaatatattgcataAGTGTGAATCCACAAGGTTAATGGTGGATAGTTCATAGTACTAGATATATGTTTCTCAggtgaaaaacaaaagaacaaaagagaaaaaaggtaTATGTTCCTCTTATATCAGCGCAAGGCAAATATTGATACTTCCTAAAATTGTTCATTGGCTCTACTTGGAACTTTGCCAACCATTTACCTGCCACAGCTCCAAATATCTCCAACACATTCATGCACATGTAGAGAAATTTAAGATAATCTTACAAATTTGCATTTCCCACTCAATATTGCCATAATCAAGCATTCAATCTTAACTACTATCAAATTTAGATGTACTGCTTATTCCCCCACATATGTATAAGCCTATTCTACCAGGTATGCTAATCTTACACTAAACATGAACTCCACTTTAAATGTAGTTTGTAAGACACCTGAAAGGTGCATATTCTTGATCAATACACCATCTACCTCTTTACAAATTCGCTTGTGTATTCCTCATGAAAGAGATGTTCTAGTGTTGATGATTCTGCTTTGAATTTTTCATGTGACAAAGTCCGGTAACAGTTGAGCAGCAAATCGCTTCCTGTTATCGAAGTTGATCGTCTCATAACCCAAGCTTGAGTGGGATGTCTGAGTTTTGTTAACCCTATCATAATGCCCATCCATTGTTCCCATTTCAAGCCTGTCTTCCAGCCCCATATTTTGGTCTGAAAGGTAGTTCTGCTGGGTCCCTGCTGATAAAGCTAAGTTCTCAGAAGGAGGAAGTCCAAGTGTAAGAGAGACACTGTTTCCATGAAACCCTGTTGTCAATTGCTCTGGATTAAACTGTCCAAGCTCTCCAAGGTTAAATGCCCCGAATCCATTTCCCTGACCTGCATTGTTTACCATTAAGGAGAAGCCATCTTTGTTAGTTTCCCTTTGGCTAGTGCTGAACTTGTTGTCGAACCCTTTCCTTGGCTCCCCAAATTTCATTTCCATGTCGACTGAAAGGATACTGCTGGGGGAGTTCTGCATTTCAGTTCtcattttcttggaattttttTCAACGTTTGCTTCCATATTTAGTGCACCAATTAGGCCAAAACCTCCCCGAGCCTGAGGAGAAGTACCAGTAGGAGATGGTGTTAGACTTGAAgttgaaatttctgcatgagttgcATCCTGAGCTATTTGCTTTTCTTGCTTTGACTGGAGGATACTACGTTGATCTATTCTAGTAACATTATTCTCCTTTGGAGTTGTTGAAGTTGAGCCCAGTTCTTTGTTGGATTCAGAACCATCTTGCTCATGATTCTTGGTTTCTTCCAAGTACATCTCCTCAACCATAGGCTTCCAAAGCCGAACTCGAGCATTTATAAACCAGTTAGAGACCTGCATCCATCCCACATTTGTTAACATTTTCTGACATCATTTCCATGCTATGCATGTGTGAAATGAACCAAATTCGAAAGCTGTTAACATGCATACCTGGCTTCTAGTAAGCCCAGTTTGCTTAGCTAGCATTTGTTTATCGGAATCCTTAGGGTAGCTGAAAAAGGGAAAGATACATTTTGTGAGTAACATGATCATTTAACAAATGTCAAGAAAGTTGAAGGGGAAAATCGTGGTTTTCCTTAGTCAAGAATGAGTAGACATACGGGTGAAGAAAGTGCTCAAAAAGCCATGCGCGAAGAACTGAGACAGCTCTCTCAGGCAAACCTCTTTGAGGTCTCCAAGTATTGTTTTGCATCATTCCAAGTTGTTGCAGGGCTCTTTGTTGCCTAAGCTGTTGATCAACAAACTTAAGCCTAGAACCCTCTAACTTCCCACCCAAAGATTCTTCTTCGCCTAAACTCTTGCTTGCTGATTTTATCTGTGCAGAAATTGCATCCTTTAGGCATCGAAATTGCTTCGATATTGTCTGCAAAGCTAGTTGAGTGTATGATTTAGCTGAGCCGATTCCTGCTGCCTGCTCAAATGATGCTACAACAATTTGCATTTGATGATGGTACTGTCTGTATCTTTGCTCCACCTATAAATAATCAAGAAGACAAATTAATGCATGTTAGAATAATTGAAATGAATAGCTTTTATTacctttctttctgtttttctcttACTGAAAAATTGATTGCACAAAAGTGTGCCAGTCTTAGCTTGGTAACTAATTGAGGCTGCGACACGTCCTATATCAATCAATCGAGGCCATCAATATCAAAGCGGGCCAGGAGAAGAGGACATGATGAACCCACCAACCAGATGAATATGC encodes:
- the LOC113762016 gene encoding BEL1-like homeodomain protein 1, yielding MAMYYQGSSEIQADGLQTLYLMNPNYAGGYSDAQQQPANMVILNYATGNTVNLASLASNQQPHTQHLVGVPLQGSLGSAANSHELKHEVSAPGRGGIPHFHPSLWGSLDHTGGAGAASQPNIPSGVVVSNPSGGGAADVTRHLGFHRPVVSPRQQGLSLSLSSQQPGFRSLSTEQNISVQTPVGILSPRSGDNNLRGSGGSSSSVSAVSNGIHGLQSAVFGSKYLKAAQQLLDELVNVGKEIKSDTREKAKDKGKMNRESTVHSTGEASQIGQSDTKSGVTELTAAQRQEIQMKKAKLVSMLDEVEQRYRQYHHQMQIVVASFEQAAGIGSAKSYTQLALQTISKQFRCLKDAISAQIKSASKSLGEEESLGGKLEGSRLKFVDQQLRQQRALQQLGMMQNNTWRPQRGLPERAVSVLRAWLFEHFLHPYPKDSDKQMLAKQTGLTRSQVSNWFINARVRLWKPMVEEMYLEETKNHEQDGSESNKELGSTSTTPKENNVTRIDQRSILQSKQEKQIAQDATHAEISTSSLTPSPTGTSPQARGGFGLIGALNMEANVEKNSKKMRTEMQNSPSSILSVDMEMKFGEPRKGFDNKFSTSQRETNKDGFSLMVNNAGQGNGFGAFNLGELGQFNPEQLTTGFHGNSVSLTLGLPPSENLALSAGTQQNYLSDQNMGLEDRLEMGTMDGHYDRVNKTQTSHSSLGYETINFDNRKRFAAQLLPDFVT